The genomic stretch TTCTAAGTGCTCAGAAACTGGTTTCAGCTTGACTtttgtgggaggcagagaggctATGGCCTGTGCCTGGTGGGCTGTGGGCAGTGACTGATGGCCCATCTGCCCAGGTAGGGAGGGACACACAGGCTGGCCACAGAGGAAGAATCCTCTCAGTTCTTACTTTtgtttattcagttattttttgcggtactgagtttgaactcagggcttcacacttgctaggcaggtttagttatttttagtttagttattttttcagggaGCATCTTGTggtttttctcaggctggcctgtcACTGTGATGCTTCTACCCACAGTCTCCCTTATAGTGGAgatcacaggtatgcaccaccacacctggtttattggttgagatgggggagtcttgctaactttttacccaggctggtctcaaacagtgattctcccaatctctgtctcctccagagcatctgggattacagatgtgagtcaccacgCCCCATCTAGTTCTTATTTTTGAAGAATAAGAAGCCCCTGAgaaagggctcattttgttgattttcatgAGCTATTTCTGTGTTGGTGAGGGGCCCTTGGCTTCTCTGTCTAGGGAATCTCATGCTGCTTGGCTGCTAGGTTCTGCAACATTGCTGCCTCTTCCTGTCTGTCTTAGTGTACTCTGATGGGGTtttatgtgattttgttttttttttggaccCTTAATCTACTTCTGTGTGAAGCCAGACCATATTTTTCTTGCTGGAGACTATTTTTGTGGAAATTTGATAACAGAATTGTAACAAATCATTAACCTTAATTAAGCATCTTTTGTTACTACTTTTTCAGTGTTCCCACCTTATTTATATGGTAGGGATTATGAATTGTTGGGGAACTTAAAGGAGCTCATCACAGACTACCTGGACCTACAGCCCTCTGGGGAGTGATTCtaacttttacatttttcttctttggttattGGCCCAtttaagttttctatttcttttcttttcttttctttctttctttctttctttctttctttctttctttctttctctctctctctctctctttctttctctttctttctttctttctttctttctttctttctttctttctttctttctttctttctttctttctttctttctttctttctttctttctttctttctttctttctttctctctctctttctctctctctccctcccctctccctccctccctcctccttctcctcctcctcttccttcctttattttttgatcagactggggtttgaactcaggactttgcacttgcaaaaacaagtgctctaccacttgaaccaacctccagtccattttgctctgattattttggagatggatgtcttgagaactatttgccggggctggcctccaactgtagtcctcccaatctcagcctcccaagtgctaggattgcaggcatgagccattggcacccggcTTGTTTTCCTACATCTTACGGAGTCATTTAACAATAATTTCCTGGAAGAGCACTTCTTTTATTGGCATTTCCAGTTGGAGTACAGTTGCACATAATGTTCTTTGGTAGTGTACAGTGGGTGGGGATGGTGAGGCCCTTGAGGACCAATGGCCCCTGCAATGGTAGACAGGAGGTAGCATTTCACTTGTGAATCttcttttgaatgtttttttttcttggaaaacatttttaggGGCCAAATAGTTGGTACCTGCATATGCATTTGTGAAGATACAATTTTtttataggaatttttaaaaaacactgttTCTCAGTGTTTATTTGCTTTATTGCTAGAATTTATTCCTGACATGGGTGTAGAAAAGGACTTCCTAAGCCACAAAGAAGATACAAGTTACATCTGGCAGGTGTGATGTCTATGCCCCATGGCCATAGGCTGCCCCTGCAGTTGTGGAAAACAAGATAACCAAGCCCACACACCCCACCCTAGATGTcctcaaaggacactgcctgtgAGCAAGGAGGCACATCCAGAGAGGCTGACCACAGTGGTGCTGGGATCCAGCCAGTGCCTTGCACAAGCTAGCAAATGTTCTACCACGCCCAGCCACAGCTTTGCTTTTATAAGGAAAATGGATAAAAGTTCACTGGATGAGCATGGGCTGAGAAGCAGGTAGATGAACCAggtgactcccaagtagctggacaGGGATAAATCTCAGAAAGTCATGCTGAATAAGTGTATAGAATTATACCATTTATGGAAAATTAAAAAGGCATGTAGAAGTCAATCCAGTGAGTATGTCGTGAGAACTCAGGCTCTTTGTACCTGAGACCATGAGGCAGGTGCTTTCTCTCCATCAGCAGGGAAAATGACAGCCAGGGCCACAACTGGGGGTTGAATGCAACAGTGTTCACCTGCATGTTTTCTGCACATCTAGGGATGTCTGAGGACCTCCAGCCTGACTTCCTGTCCTTTTCCTCCCACCCCAGGTGCAGATTTTGGAAGGTTTCCCAGTGTCACCGACACACCCTCCCAGCTGCAGACATCCTCCCTGGAAGACCTCCTGTGCTCACATGCACCTCTCTCCAGTGAGGACGAAGCCTCCCCAGGCTGTGCAACCTCCTCCCAGGCACCATTTAAGGCCTTCCTGAATCCCCCTGACCTGTGTGCTCGTGGTGCCGACAGGAAGCTGTCCCCGCTCCTGAGCCCCCTGCAGGACCCACTGACAGAGAAGACACTGCTGGAGCCCAGGGAAATGGTGCGGTCTAAGAAGGTGTGCTTCTCAGAGAGCAGCCTGCCCACCGGGGACAGGAGCAGGAGGAGCTACTACCTCAATGGTATGGTGTGTGGCAGGTGGCCCTGGGTGGAGGAGACACATCTGGGTGACCTGACCACGTCCAGCTTCTCCAGTGGCATTGAATGGGGAGCAGAGCTGGGTTGGGCAGCTCCCTGGCTGTCTGTCCTCACTGTTTAGGAAAACAGAATTGCTTGTCTTGTTGAGtgcaagagttctttatatattctggatacaagtccTCTGGGGGTATATGTTTTGCAGACATGGCCTTCCACTCAGAggctttccattttcataatattttggggggagaaaaaCTTGAATTTGACAAGCTCAAtttattgatctttttctttAGTAGTTTGAAATTTTTGTGTCCAAGGAAGTCTTTGCCAAATGCAGGGTCACAAAGATTCTCTCCTATATTCCTGTAGAAGCTTTGCAGCTTTTAAAATTCAGGACTGTAGTCAGTTCCAAGTTGTTTTTGTCCACTGTGGTTTGCATGTAGAATCCACTGCCCTAGCACCAATGCCTAAAAGACCCTTCCCACTGAGCCACCTGGGCACCCTGAGCAGCGATTGTCCACCTATATGTGAGTCTGTTTCTGGACCCTCCTTGTGGCTCCATTTATCCATCAGTCAGTCACCTATACTGGATTACTGTGGGTTGATGTAAGACTGTAAGTCAAGTGCCGGCTGTTCTAGGTCCttcacatttccatataaattttcaaatcaGACATTTCTACAGAAATGTCTGTGGGTTAACAGGTCCAGAGAAATGGCCCCTTTGTAATGAGCACTGTGTATCTGTTTATTTAGGTCTGTAACAGTCCTCACCAATGTTTATAGTTCTTTATGTGCAAGTCTTTCCTGTCCATTTTGTGAAGTTTActtaagtatttcatattttggtGCGCTCATAGGTGTTATTTTTACCAATATCAGTTTCTATCACTTGATTCTAGTTCACAATAACAACTGATTTTTGGATATCAACCCATACAATAGTCacttttatgtgtcaacttgactgggccacaGACACCCAAACATTTGGCTACGCATTGCTGCAGGTGTGCCTGTGAGGATGTTTTTGCATGAGATTAACATGTAAATTTCTAGTCTGGGTAAAGGAGATTGCTCTCCCTAGTGTGGTTAGGTCTCATCCAGTCAGCTGGAGGCCTGAATGAGAGATAACTCCTCCTGCCTGGCTGCCTTCAGTCAAGAACCCTCTGTCCGGGTCTCAAGGCTGCTGACCCTTGGATAGGAATTATACCTACTCCATTGGCTGTCCTGGCTTTCAGCTTGTCAACTGCAGCTCTCAGGACTTGTGAGTCTTCATAATCATGTGACCAATTCCTAAAATAAATCCCTCTTCACACACATCTTGTTGGTTCTGATTCTCTAGAAAACCCTTACTCATACAACTTTATATCTTGCAATGCTACtaaatgcatttatttcttcTGGTAGCTGTTTTTTGGTGGATCCTTAGGATTTGGTACATATGCTTGTGTTGTTTGAcagttcttatatttttaattcatatgcctttatttctttttctcatcttaTTGCACTGGTTGGGGCGGTAGACCAATGTTGAGTGGAAGTGGGGACAGCGAACGTCCTCATCTTTTGCTGAGCAGGGGGAAGACTTTCAGTCTGTCACCATGAAGTCTGATGCTAAGGCTTTTGTAGACACCCTTCATCAGGGTGAAGACGCTCCCTTTGATTTTGAGTTTGCTGACTTATCATGAATGGATGTTAGATTTTGTCAAGTGCCTTTTCATCATCTGTtgaagtaaacttttttttttttcagtactggggcttgaactcagggccttcaccttgagccactccaccagcccaattttttgtgatagggttttttgagatagggtcttgtgaactacttgctcTGGCTGacttgaaaccatgatcctcctgatctctgccttctgagtagctgggattacaggtgtgagccacctgtgcccagcttattGAAGCGAAcatttggttttcatttgtaGTGTGTTAATAtggtatgttagtcagctttgcatcATTACAATGAAAACCAGACACAGGCTACTTATGAAATAAAGAGAGGTTTATTTCagctcatgattctggaggtTCACATCCAAGATCAGGTGGTTTCCTGTGTTTGAGCTGCTGGCGAGGATGGTACATCCtgagccaggaagcagacagCCAGAGAGGCCCGGGCTCCCCATGCCCTGTAGGGCAACATCCAATGAGCTAGTGACTTACCACCAGACCCCActtctttcttaaatttaaaatttatttttactagcatattattgttatactgggggtgcattgtgacacttgtaaaagttcttacaaggtatcttagttaaattcaccctatcattctcctttatctccctgagaatagtttcaacaggtctgatttttccattttcatagatgaatacataatattcccaccatattcgctgtccttcaccctttccttatatcttccccctctcccactggtatcatccccccaggcagaacctgttttaccttcctgtcctttgtttttgaaaaagacagttttgtttgtttaagatacctaaaCAAGGAGTTtcgttatgacatttccatgtatatatgtattatatcctgaactggttcatcccctctatttttctcctttctatcttagtccccttcttatggtgatttcaacaggtttacatattctatattcattctcatatagaaagtacatcaaccatattcacctttttaacttccttcttttaccctcccctcctgTTAGTGTTCTCCCTTCAGCTTCAGactccacttcttaaaggtccaCAGCACCTTCCAGTACTACCATCCTGGGACCAAGCCTTTGCATTGGGGATACCCATCCAAACTATAGTATATGattaaaccaaccttgcattctTGAGATAAACCTCATTTGATCATGCTGCATCATATTAAATTAATTGCTAAGCTTTTAGGAATAATTTGTGCAGTTTATAAGAGAATTTGTATGTCTTGTAATGAATGtcaatttttggttttggtatcagatTGTTGGCCTCAAAGAATGAGATAAAAAAATTTCCCATCCTAATTGTCTGGATGAGTTCCTGCCAAATTTGTTCAATTAATTCATTAAATGTTGGTGGAATTTACTGCTAAAACCACCTGCACCTGGACTTTTATCTGTAAGAATGTTTTCTtcataaaaattccatttatcaATACAAGGTTATTCAAATGATCTGTTTCTTCATATCTTCTTGAGTGAGCTTGGGTAGTTTGTGTCTTTTAAGGAAGTGGTTCATTTCATCCAGGTAATCAAATATTTTGCATAAAGTTATTCCTAATATTTTCTAATTGTCCCACTGATATCATTAGAGTGGTGTCATCCCTAGTTTCTGATAGCAGTaacttttgtcttctttctgtttttccctgTTAAGTCTACATAGAGGTGTAGTAATTgtgctgatttctttcttcaaagaataGTTTTTTGGCTGAATCTTAGAGAGTTTCAGTTGGACTGGGAGTGAGTTTAGAACATCTCAGGTGTAGTGTGGTTAATTTGCGTAGTTAATCCTGTGGGACAGAGGAGGGAGATGGACCCCAATGAGATAAATATAGAAAGGGAAGTATGTACCCTGTATCTGTATGCCTGCATTTGCCCTGTGTGCTTTTGTGCTCTAGGGCtagttctcattttatttcctggGTACTTTCTACAGCCTTGCAAAATCTTGGGAAATaattacaatgaaaactgtaaactaTTGTTGAAATAAGacttaaataaatagaaaaaaatcttgtgTTCATGGCTTAGAAAGCTTAATTTTGTTTAACAACCAATATCAATAATAACCAATAGATCAACACAACCCTATCAAAATTATAGCTGGCTTCCTTGCAACAGTTGACAAGCTGAAACTTCAATTCACATGGAGATATAAGGGATCTAGAATAGgtaaaacaattttgaaatggTGAACAAAATTGGAGGGTTCACCCATTCCCATTTCAAAACATACTGTTAACTAATCTACAGTATTCAAGACTGCAGTACTGTCAAAAGGACAGAGATCGTGTCAATGGACAAGAATTAAGAGTCCAGAAATAAGCTCATGCATTTATGCATTTCTCaattcagtggagaaaggataATATTTGACAAATGGCACTGGAGCAAGTAGACACATACATGCAAAGGATGCAGGTGGACCCCTACCTCACTCCACAAGCAAAAATCAAATCAGGAAAGTTAAAAGAGCTCAAACCATAAAACTCCTAGAGAAGAATGTAGGGTTAAATCTTCATGACTTTGGATTtggcaatgaattttttttttttttttttttttggttatggggtttgaactcagggcttcacacttatgaggcaggcactctactgattgagccactcctccagccttggtAATGAAAAATAGATAACAGACAAATTTTCAAAGGTAAAAACCTTTTGTGCCTCAAAGGGCAGTAGCAGAAAAGTGAAAAGTTACCctaaaaaatgggagaaatacttgTAAGTCATGTATTTGTTACAGGATTAGTTCCAGAATATATACAATTCAGCAGTAAAAAGACAAGCTAATTAAAAGTTCTGGGCGTGGTGgtacctgggctacatagtgagacctgtccaAAGAAATACAGGCAAAGGACTTGACtagccatttctccaaagaaggtacATGAAAAGATGCCCAGTGTCACTAGCCGTCAGCAAAATGCAGATGAGAGCCACAGTGAGGTTCTGTTTTGTCCTGTGATGTGATGTCTAGGATAAAACAGAAGGCTGATAAGTATGTGAGGCAGAGAAATTGCGGCTCCCCtgcactgctgatgggaatgttaAATGGGGAAGCCACTTATGAAAACGGCTTGGCAGTTCCTCATGAGGTTAAAGAGTTACCTAATGACCCAGAAATCCCTTTCCTGGGTAAAtacatccacacaaaaacttatATATGCAGCCTCATTCCTAATGGCCTCAGagtaaaaacaacccaaatgcccatggactgagaatgaataaataaaatgtagcataGCCATATGATAGAGCGTTACTCATCAGGAATGAAGTGTTGACATGTGCTACAAGGATGGACCTTGAATGCTCTGTGCAGAGTGAATGAAGTCAAACAAAGGACACACATGGCGTGGTTCCACTTATGTGAAATGTTCAGAATACATAAACCTACATGGACAGAGGTAGATTGGTGGTTTCCAGGGGCTGGGGGAAAGGAGAATGgggatttgtttgcttttgaggtGATGAGATAGTCTGAAAGTACGAAATGCTGATAGTTGAACAGCTCTGTGAACATACTAAAAACCACAGAATTGCCTCCACTGGAGGTACGAATCTTATAGTATGTGACTTacattcttaaaaaatttttgaagtcAACTGGAGAAGCAGGTGCCCCAGCTTGTTCCTATGCTCTTGCAATTTGAAAATTGGGCTGAGAGGAAGGGTGGGGCTTTGGGGCCCCCTGTAGGGACCAGTTATCTTGGGCCTTGCCAGATTCATGGCGTGTTTTACCAACTCTAGGGCAGGTATTTTCTCACTTTGATATCTCTCAAACTCAGATGTGGCTTATTTTTCAAagagcacactttttttttttgaagggtatTGTGTTGTTTGATGACTTCAATGATGGGGCATTCGGAAGCATGTTTTTCTGGGGGGAAGAGATCCAAGTGTTCCAAGTAGCATCAGGAAAATAATGGAAACAGAATCTCCTGGTAGCCTGTCAGACCAGGGAGGAACAAGCTTTGTCACAGAATAGATATCAGTCAGTCTGCGATGCCAAGGCTGCAGACAGGACAAGCATGGCTAGGCAACACTCCCTACTGTCCTCAGACAGAGGGCATCGAGCCCATCCTGAGCTGGTTTGGTGGTAGGTCAGCATCCCACACCAGCAGGGGAGAGCTCTGCTCTATGCCCAGGGCAGACCCTAGTGACCCTCCTTCCTCACCAGGCTAGCGGCTCACTCCCTTCTACAGCAGTTTACATAATCTCAGGCACAGGAAGGAGCTCTGTGCCAGGGTCCCAAGGAATCACTCTGAGAACAGACAGGAAGGGAAATGTCTCTCTTTAGCTCTGAGTATTGGAGTTTTCTTTTAGATTTGAGTTTACCCTTGGGGAATCAGAGGGGAGCACAGAGGGCTGACCTGGGTCTGTGCCTGCTCGGCCCACTGCACAGAGATCCAGAGCTTTGCCAGCGCTGAGAAGGACGGCCGCATAGTTGGGGAGATCGCTTTCCAGCTGGACCGGCGCATACTGGCCTATGTGTTCCCAGGCGTGACGCGACTCTACGGCTTCACAGTGTCCAACATCCCGGAGAAGATCAAACAGGTGGGTTCCCAGGACAGGGCTGGTGCCTGGGCACATCCCCAGGACTGGCGGGTCCTCGCGGGTGGCATCTACTTGGGTCCAAGCATTGAGTTCCTTGAAGGCTTTTGAAGCCTTGAAGACTTCTCCTTCCTCTAAGCCATCTAGGCAGCTCTGCCCTTCCACCCTACACGCACCTGGGCTGCCAGCCGCGCCTCCATCACCCTGTGCCCTCCAGACCTCCATCAAGTCCCTGGACGGTTCGGTGGACGAGAAGAAGCTGCGTGAGCTGACGCACCGCTACCTGACGCTGACGGCGCGCCTGGAGAAGCTGGGCTACAGCCGCGAGGTGCACCCGGTGTTCAGCGAGTTCCTCATCAACACCTATGGCATCCTGAAGCAGCGGCCCGACCTGCGCGCCAATCCGCTGCACAGCAGCCCGGCTGCGCTGCGCAAGCTGGTCATCGACATCGTGCCGCCCAAGTTTCTGGGCGACTCGCTGCTGCTGCTCAACTGCCTGTGCGAGCTCTCCAAGGAAGACAGCAAGCCGCTCTTCGCCTGGTGAGCTCTCGCCTCGCCCTTCCTGCAATAAACGTGTTTGTTCCAAACCCGGGGGCCGCCGTGCTCCAGCGCGTCCTCCGCAGCGCAGCCGTTCCCGCTGCCCGCCTCTGGGAGAGGCCCGCCGCGCGCTCGCCCTGGGCGCCCAGCGCGCCCTGCAGCCGGGGCCCGCCGCGCACAGCCGCGGGGCTCCTGTCGCCTTATTAAAAGCATGTTTTCTTGTCTGCCTTACCTCTGGCTCTTTGAGGGCGTGGAGAGCGCCTTGGTCTCTGCGGGCCTGCAGGAGGTGACAATAAGTGTTTGCAGCTCTGGAGCTCTGGCGGGGCGCTGGGCTCCTTCCAGGACCGGCAGCCTGTCTTCCCTCAGAGGTTGGTGGGTCATCCACCGaagccccactccctcccttggaaaaaaaaaccccatcaagtCCTGTCCCTTGTTGGGTTTCCCCAAATGCAGAGCCGGCTCTGCCCCACAAGCAATAGAAACGCAACAAAACTTGAGAGCTTCGGGACTTTGACAGTAGAGCTGTGGCAGGCTGTGCCCAGCCCAGGGCAGGACATTTCCCAGGGACAGGAATCTAAGAAGAAGCAGCAACATGGGAAGGGGAGCTGGCTCCCTGTGACTGATGGAGGTTACTCAGGGGAACCCAGGAGACCTACAGAGTATGCCTTGGACTGGGGAGGGGGATGCTGGGGAGTTCACCCATCCATTCCTACCCACAGGCACTTCCCTGCATGTGTGGCCCTGCTCCAGAGCCAGCCCTGCTCCAGAGCCAGCCCTGCAGCAAGGGGACACAGCCCTCAGGGAATCAGTGGAAGGGAGTCCAGATTCAAATCCTGGACTGATAATGATGCTCTGAATATTTAGGAGGAGACTGGCTCAGGCGGCCATCACAGCCTGTTCCTGGCACTGTTCTCTGAGCACTGAGGGTGGGGGTCCTGTCTTATCACTAATGGTTCAGAGCCAGAACACGGAGCAACACCTTGTGGGGCACACTTTGGCTGGAAGCCGCATTTAGCTCTGAGACTCCTGTGGGTGCAGGTGGGTCTCAGTCCTGGAGTGGTGGCCAAATGTAATACTAAGCGGAGGAACGCCAGCTAACTTGAGCTCTTGAGAGGCTCTGGCTCAGCGCCGCTGTTGACCCCCTCCTTGGGGAGAAGGGTCACCTTTAGGGGTGGTGAAGTCAGGCAGTGAGCATGACCACATCCGCACTGGGGCTGCACCTGGAGCCAAGCAAAGGGTTACCAGACCCCAGGCCTGGGGCTGCTGCTGCACAGTCTGAACCAGGTAGTTCTCAGATCCATACCCTCAGTGCCAGCAACTGGATGCTTCCTGTGGACCTGAGGCATCCAAGGAATAGGGAAGGGGGATAACAGTACCTGGGATTTGTTTAGTCAGATGTGGTGGGATGATAGACACAGAGACAACTGGCTTGAAAGAAGAGTTGATTGCTCACAGATCTCAGGAGGAGGCATGGCAGACGAGGAGGGTTATGTCACAACATGCAGGACCACATGGGAGAGCACCTGGGctgtcaggaggcagaaggagggagaggCCTTGTGGTGGTTTTCATAGGAAGGAAtggcagggcagggaggggagtTTGGGCAGGCATAGGATTGGGTAGCCCAACTGCTGGGTGATTGGGGGTCTCTACTGACCAGCACTTTGTCCTGGGTGACTGGGGCAGGGGAACCATTGGCTCAGGGGGTGAGAGTTAAATGAGGAGCAGGCAGGAGATGTAGGCTCTGGGTTGCTTGGATTGCATAATGAAAGAGCGCATTTGCTGTCTCTCAGAATTAGCTCTGGGAAAGGTAGTTTCTAGAACCAGTAAGACCACCAGGATGTTAAAGCctcataaaaaaatagaaaataagcatGATTTAATCAAAGGGAGGTCTGGGGAGCAAGGTGGCATTGGACCCCTGGGCTCTAGGCTCTGAGGAGCTGTATTCTAAGGCTTGATCACATACTCCTGTGTGTAGTCAGCTTTCCaccattgtgacaaaatacctaagaacaTGAACTTAActaattttggctcatgttttcagaggTTTTTGTCCATGGTGGGCTGGCTGTATCATGGTGGTAGTAGGTGCTGAAGCAAAGAGAGAGCAAGGGGTTGGGAACAGGAGGTACCCTTTGAGCACACGCCCCTAAGCCAcctacttccttccactaggcccagCTGCTACAGTTCCCACTGCTTCCCAGTAGACCATTCAGTGATGAACCACCAATGGGTTAATGTACTAATAAGGTCAGAGCCATCATGATTCACTCACCTCCCAAAGTCCCACTTTTGAACACTGCAttggggatcaagccttcaacacatgggcctttgcaGACATTCCAGCTCTGACCATAACAGTTCCCCAGAGGGTCTTGGTGTCCCCAGACTCTTGGTCACTCTGAGTTGCCCCAGGGCTCTGGCTACAGTGGTGCCCGCTGGCTTACCCTCATTCACGTAGAGGGTGCTGAGATATCCCTGTGCTGGGGAGACTGCCCAGTGGTCAGGGCTGGGTATCCCCCTCACAGACTCTCTTCCAGGCTGCAGTCACATGAGAAAGCTTCTGGTGGGCTGTGCAGTAGGGAAGGCTGAGTCTGATCTTCATTTTTTCTGATTACACTATAAAAAAGAGAGGAAGCAGGACAGTGGTGTAGGGGTATGTGGGGATTTAAGTAAGTCTTGACAATGGTGCCCAAATTACTGAGTTCTAGGGTGGCACCAGGTTCCGTAgatggggagatggagggggtacAGGATGGGCCTGGCTTCTTGTGGCCACGGCCCACATTGGAAGAGTGGGGTTGTGCTCCCCTGCCTGGGGGCTGAGTTCTGTGTGAACAATTTGGGGGACCTCTGCATGGGAGATTTGTCTCTTTGCCACACTCATTAATTATCCAGTCATTCATTTATAGACTCCTGGGTATCTGTTCTGTATTTGGGTCAGGTCCCAATGTCCCTTCACTTCTGCTGTTCAGGTTGCTCCAGTTTTGGCGCCCTTTTTGAGGGGTTTGGTGTAGTGCTTGACTTTCTGGCACTACCAGGTGTGCCAGGGGCACATTGTGGGCATTTTCTGACCAGTCCTGGGATGGGGAGTTCTGGATATCTTACTGAAGAATGTTAATGGAAACTCTGATCTGGACACCAGGGGAGACCCTTTATCCTATTGACAGTGGGACCTTCTCAGATCATCTGTTGGGGAGGTAGTGAAGGTGCCTACCAGTTTTCATGATCTCAGAACTGCCCCCGAGAACTGATCCTTGTCTTGTGTTCTCAGCTCTAGTCATGCAGGAGACACAGACCAGCTCCTGCCACAGACTCCTGACTCCTGTCTCTCTCAACGGACAGGTGATACCCCATGCCCCACAGACAGTCTGGGGCCTTGGCCATGGCTTTAGTCACTCTCTGCCATGGGCATGAGGATGAGGTGTGGATAGTCTGTCTGTTGGTCCTCTGCCTCATAGAGCGCAGATGCCCAGGACCTTGGGACCCTAGATTAGTAAATTCAGTCTGCTGTGACCAAGACCAAAGCCAAGGGCTTAGACCACCAATATCTGTTATCTTGCAgactggaggctagaagtccaaggtcaaggtgtcacAGGGCTGGTCcctccttggcttgcagacagcatcttctccctgtgtcctcagtGTTGTCCCCCTGTGTCTGTTCTGATCGTCATGAGATACAGTCATGTGGGATTCAGGCTCACCCTAGTAACCTCATTTTAACTAAATCACCTGTTTAAAAGTTCCCTTTCCAAATACCTATATATCTCGAGGTCTAGGGCTTCAATATCTGGATTTGGGGGGCTACAGTTCAGTTCACAAGAGACCTGTCCTCTCCCACCTCCAGGCGCACAGCCTTGGCCAGGAGACTGCCTGTCGCTAGCCTCTGAGGATCTCTGGGCCCACCTGGAC from Castor canadensis chromosome 5, mCasCan1.hap1v2, whole genome shotgun sequence encodes the following:
- the Spatc1l gene encoding speriolin-like protein, with amino-acid sequence MAEGSELMSRLMSENADLKKQVRLLKENQMLKRLLSESCQESCGRPGRELLFPKASTYPEACSPGNGGADFGRFPSVTDTPSQLQTSSLEDLLCSHAPLSSEDEASPGCATSSQAPFKAFLNPPDLCARGADRKLSPLLSPLQDPLTEKTLLEPREMVRSKKVCFSESSLPTGDRSRRSYYLNEIQSFASAEKDGRIVGEIAFQLDRRILAYVFPGVTRLYGFTVSNIPEKIKQTSIKSLDGSVDEKKLRELTHRYLTLTARLEKLGYSREVHPVFSEFLINTYGILKQRPDLRANPLHSSPAALRKLVIDIVPPKFLGDSLLLLNCLCELSKEDSKPLFAW